The following proteins come from a genomic window of Phnomibacter ginsenosidimutans:
- a CDS encoding HlyD family secretion protein — MKKKTLWIIVSLVVAIIALVVLKKTGVIGEKEGVKVAVEDISSRTIIETVNASGKIYPEIEVKMSSDVSGEITELTVAEGDSVRRGQVLARVYADIYNIQQQQAAAVVNQNQFQVANTEAQLQGLKSAMDQALAQYNRQKKLLDGKVISRQEFEVAENTYNNAKASYNAALRSIDAAKAQVASAQANLQRASKDVSRTTIVSPMDGVVSLLNVKKGERVVGTAQMAGTEMMRIADMSRLEIRVDVTENDIPKVHIGDSALISVDAYLNRKFKGVVYQIASSNTGAVTASASASSNEVTNYKVYIRLLPESYADLIDPTKPRSFPFRPGMTASADIQTKVRANVLSVPINAVATRDKSDKKASAKKEEKKEGAGMDDAAPVSGDEDEKDIVVFVYDKATTTVKK, encoded by the coding sequence ATGAAGAAGAAAACGCTTTGGATTATCGTAAGTCTGGTAGTAGCCATCATTGCATTGGTGGTACTCAAAAAAACCGGCGTGATTGGTGAAAAAGAAGGTGTGAAGGTGGCCGTAGAAGACATTAGTAGCCGTACCATTATTGAAACAGTAAATGCCAGCGGCAAAATCTATCCTGAAATTGAAGTAAAAATGAGCTCTGACGTGAGTGGTGAAATCACCGAACTCACCGTAGCCGAAGGCGATAGTGTACGCCGTGGTCAGGTGCTGGCAAGAGTGTATGCCGATATCTACAACATCCAGCAACAGCAAGCTGCGGCCGTGGTAAATCAAAACCAGTTTCAGGTAGCCAACACCGAAGCACAATTGCAAGGTTTGAAAAGCGCCATGGATCAGGCACTGGCTCAATACAACCGCCAGAAAAAACTGCTCGATGGCAAAGTGATTAGCCGCCAGGAATTTGAAGTTGCAGAAAATACTTACAACAATGCCAAAGCCAGTTACAATGCGGCCCTGCGTTCTATCGACGCAGCCAAAGCACAGGTAGCCAGTGCACAGGCCAACCTGCAACGTGCCAGCAAAGACGTAAGCCGTACTACCATTGTGTCGCCCATGGATGGCGTGGTAAGTTTGCTGAACGTGAAGAAAGGCGAACGTGTGGTAGGTACAGCACAAATGGCCGGTACCGAAATGATGCGCATTGCTGATATGAGCCGTTTGGAAATACGGGTAGATGTAACAGAAAACGACATTCCCAAAGTACACATTGGCGATAGTGCGTTGATTTCAGTAGATGCCTATCTCAATCGTAAATTCAAGGGCGTTGTATACCAAATTGCCAGCAGCAATACCGGTGCCGTTACTGCATCAGCCTCTGCCAGCAGCAACGAAGTCACCAATTACAAAGTGTACATCCGCCTGCTGCCAGAAAGCTACGCCGATTTGATTGACCCAACCAAGCCACGCAGTTTCCCCTTCCGCCCGGGTATGACGGCCAGTGCCGACATCCAAACCAAAGTGCGGGCCAATGTGCTGAGCGTTCCTATCAATGCGGTTGCTACCCGTGACAAATCTGATAAGAAAGCCTCGGCTAAAAAAGAAGAGAAAAAAGAAGGCGCTGGCATGGATGACGCAGCACCAGTCAGTGGTGATGAAGATGAAAAAGACATTGTGGTATTTGTGTACGACAAAGCCACCACCACCGTAAAAAAGTAG
- a CDS encoding TolC family protein, whose product MKKIGYLLLGIMVFQTAAAQEKWDLRRCVEYAIANNISVKQTDVQARLNELVYQQSRDGRWPTLNFSTSLGEQFGRSIDPTTNQFTQNNITFSNMNIQTGVTLFNWFSQKNTIEANRLTLEASKAQTKKVQDDIALNVAAAYLQALLSSEQKRTAQVQAAQTLEQLIITRKRVEAGSVPELNAAELDAQLARDSAAIVTAESTYRLNLLQLKALLMLDAATPFDISTPNIDVIPVLSLTELQPDVVYASAVLVRPLQMANKLRLQAAEKNAAVAKASLYPTISAFGNIQSAYSSALSRLPKGNNVTTVVPTQSFVTVQGQPYFVSTPVSVPTQYVNANYFRQLDYNFRQSVGLSLQVPIFNGHQARTSYKRALINQENIQLQMTADSLTLKQDIFTAYQNAVNALATYNSRKKAYETSAYSYSLGQQRFEVGLLPVFELITLQNNMQRALIRSAHSPF is encoded by the coding sequence ATGAAGAAAATTGGATACCTGCTTTTGGGAATCATGGTTTTTCAAACAGCTGCTGCCCAGGAAAAATGGGATTTGCGCCGCTGTGTGGAGTATGCCATTGCCAACAACATTTCAGTAAAACAAACGGATGTGCAGGCCCGGCTCAACGAGCTGGTGTACCAGCAAAGCCGCGATGGACGCTGGCCCACTCTCAACTTCAGCACATCGCTGGGTGAGCAGTTTGGTCGCAGCATCGACCCCACCACCAACCAGTTTACCCAAAACAACATCACGTTCAGCAACATGAACATCCAAACGGGTGTTACATTGTTCAACTGGTTTAGCCAGAAAAATACCATTGAGGCCAACCGCCTGACACTGGAGGCCAGCAAAGCACAAACCAAAAAAGTGCAGGACGATATTGCCCTCAATGTGGCTGCCGCTTACTTGCAGGCCCTGCTGAGCAGTGAGCAAAAACGTACCGCACAGGTACAGGCAGCACAAACCCTGGAGCAACTCATCATTACCCGTAAGCGGGTAGAAGCCGGCTCGGTGCCTGAGCTTAATGCTGCCGAACTGGATGCGCAACTGGCCCGTGACAGCGCCGCCATTGTAACCGCAGAAAGTACTTACCGCCTCAATTTGTTGCAGTTAAAAGCATTGCTGATGCTGGATGCTGCCACACCCTTTGATATTTCTACTCCCAACATTGATGTGATTCCGGTGCTTTCGCTGACGGAGTTGCAACCAGATGTTGTATATGCCTCGGCAGTATTGGTTCGTCCATTGCAAATGGCCAACAAATTGCGCCTGCAGGCTGCCGAAAAAAATGCAGCAGTAGCTAAGGCAAGTCTGTATCCCACCATCAGTGCGTTTGGTAATATTCAAAGTGCTTATTCAAGTGCCTTGTCTCGCTTGCCCAAAGGCAATAACGTTACTACAGTTGTGCCTACACAGTCATTTGTTACAGTACAGGGCCAGCCTTATTTCGTAAGTACGCCGGTCTCCGTTCCTACGCAGTATGTCAATGCCAATTACTTCCGTCAGTTGGATTACAACTTCCGTCAGTCGGTAGGCCTGAGCCTGCAAGTACCTATTTTCAACGGGCATCAGGCACGTACCAGCTACAAGCGGGCACTCATCAATCAGGAAAATATTCAGCTGCAAATGACAGCCGACAGCCTTACATTGAAGCAGGATATTTTTACGGCGTATCAAAATGCTGTGAATGCACTGGCCACGTACAACAGCCGCAAAAAAGCGTATGAAACATCGGCCTACAGTTATAGCCTTGGCCAGCAGCGCTTTGAAGTAGGATTGCTGCCGGTATTTGAACTCATCACTTTGCAAAACAACATGCAGCGGGCATTGATTCGATCAGCTCACAGCCCGTTTTGA